Sequence from the Candidatus Cloacimonadaceae bacterium genome:
TCGTCTCCAGACCCTCTTTATCGGGCATAATGATATCGGTAAGAACCACATCTGGTTCCCATGTTTCGCAGATCGCAAGGGCGCGATTGCCGTCCTCGGCTTGCTTCACCTCATATCCCGCTTTTTCCAACATCTGCACCAATACATTCCGAAAGCTGTTGTCATCTTCTACCACGAGTATTTTTGCCATTTTTCGTACCTGCTTTATATTAACGTATTTTAAATCTGTTTCCCAATCTGAGTCCATCCGCGGCGCTGCTGATTATGCCTCCGGAATATCCGCTACCCTCACCCA
This genomic interval carries:
- a CDS encoding response regulator is translated as MAKILVVEDDNSFRNVLVQMLEKAGYEVKQAEDGNRALAICETWEPDVVLTDIIMPDKEGLETIQELLNCKSDIKIIAMSGGGKFGPDSYLPLAKKLGAKAALHKPFMRDELLSTISRVLEGSD